Genomic segment of Pseudoalteromonas sp. NC201:
TTGATATCTCCACCGTGAAGCCTGAACAAAATGGCGGTGAAGATTACTCTTTCTCAATTACTGGCGGACAAGAGCTAGACAAGCTTTCATTCATTACCTCGTTGAATTATACGAAAAACGAAAGCTATGCAAAGCTTGACCGCGATTTCTACAGAAATTCAATGCGATCGATAGCCAACCCTTCTGACACAGGAAGCAAAGATGGCATTCCTGGGAATATCGTACTAAACGGTCAAACGGCCCTCGCTAGATATTCTGAAAAAGGTGATTTCTTTGCTATCGCTCCGGGTGCAGATAAAACTCGTGATGTATATTTAAATAACCACTTTGCATTTCAAGAAGATGGTTCATTACAACCATTTAACTATGGGTTAGGTTTGATCCCAGATCCAAATTCAGCTATTTCAGACTTAGCTGCTGGCCGCTACTTCCACGATGAATACAACAAAGGTGATGGTGTATTTACTCAAGGATCAAAAAGTTATTTTAGAACACCTCTAGAGCGAGTAATCGCTTCTGCGTATGGTACTTACGAACTGAATGATGAGCATGCTCTGACATTTGACGCAACTTGGTCAAAAACAGACTCGACAACTGAAAGCGGTCCAACATTCTTCGCCTATAAGATCTATCGTGATAATGCCTTTGTGAGCGATGAAATGGGCAATATCATGGATAGCGTAGAATACAAAGATAAAGATGGTAATTTAGTCAAAGGTATTGATAGCGTAACTTTATATCAAGCGAACTCAAACCTTTGGGGTGACCGTAACTACGAACAAGAGCGTGAAGTCTTCCGTTCATCTATTGGTGCCGAAGGGATTATCAATGATGATTGGAGTTACAGTGCCTATTTCCAATTTGGCCGCGTAGAGCAAGATACAACTTGGACAGGTGAAGTTCTTGAACAAAACTTACTAAACGCAGTTAACTCAGCCGTTATCGATGGTCAAACTGTATGTGTAGACCGTGATAGTAAAGGTAAGATCATTGGCCAAATCGCAGGCTGTGTACCATTTAATCCTATGGGTGCAACATCAGCAACTGCAGAGCAAATGGGTTATATTTCGACTGTAGCGACCCGTTTTGCAAGACATGATCAAGCTGTTTTTGCAGCCACCGTCGATGGTATTCTATTTGAGCTTCCTGCTGGTTATGTGAGTGCTGCATTTACCGCCGAGCACCGTCGCGAAGTTGCTGAAAAAACACCATCTGAAAATATGGAAAAAGGCTTAATCTTCGGTAATTCTAGCTTACCAATGCATGGTGAAATTGAAGTTGACGAGCTTTCAATGGAGCTATCTGTACCATTACTCGTGGACGAATTTCTTGCATTAGACTTAACATTTGAAGGTGCATATCGTTATATGGATTATTCAGTGACTGGTGGAGATGATGCTTGGAAGCTAGCACTTAATTGGGGTATAACTGAAGAGTTAAGACTACGCGTTAACCGTTCAAAATCAGTCAGAGCACCGAGCTTAGGTGATCTATTTGCACCGTCATCAACACAATACAGCTCTGGCCGTGCTGACATCTGTCGTGCTGACAGCATTAAAAAGCTAAGTGACGATTACAAGTACAAACAAAACATTATTAGAAACTGCCAAGCTGACGGCTTACCAGAAGGTTGGATGCCTTCTTCAGAATGGCTTGCGGGCGGCAGTCTTGAAGGTTCAATCGTTGGTAACACCGAACTTAAGAACGAAGTGTCTAATGACTTAACTGTAGGTCTTATCTATACACCTGAATTTATCGAAGGTCTAGATTTTACTGTTGATTATTGGTCATTCGAAATTGACGGCGCAATTCAATACTTTGGTCGTACAGACATAATCAAATACTGTTATGAAAGTGAATCAATTGACAACTTATTTTGTAAAAACTTAGTTCGCGGTGAAAATGGCGATATTGAACACTTCTATCAACGCCCAATTAACTCTGCACAAATAGTAAAGAAAGGTTACGATCTAGAGTCGGCATATCGATTTGATGCCATGAGTGGTGAGGTTGCTTTAAAATTAGCCGCGACTTACATTCAAAAAGACACTCAAAACTCAACAGGCCGTGCTGACGACTTACGTAGCTTTACTGGACTAACTGACGATTCACCACGCTGGAAAGGCCGTTTTACAGCGGTGTACTCGCAAGATGAATCAGTTTACGCGTTAACGGTTAATTACCGCCATAGTACGGTTGATGACAAAGATTGGACTATTGAAGCTAATAACTTCAACGAAGTTTCATCATATACAACTGTGGATTTCATGTATAAGTCATACGTGTTAGAGGATTTACAACTTCGTCTAGGTGTAAGTAACCTATTTGATAAAGAACCTCCTCGTACACCAGCAACATTCGACTCAGGCGAGTTCTATGATGTTAATGGTCGTAGATTCTCAGTAGGTATGAAGTATAACTTCTAATCTTCTTTAGAATTTGATTCAAAAAAAGCCTCCTTTTGGAGGCTTTTTTACGTTATCCCCACCTTTTATCTTATTTTCGCCGCGATTGAGCAAACTTGAGTATTCACCTCCCCCAGCTTATGATTTAATACTCATGTTAATTTTTTTGTCATTAAGATTTCGTGTAGCAAGGCAGCTAGTTATCCATGAAAACAAGCAAGTTAAGTATTCGACTCCTTTGGTATATCACCCCGCTTGTGATATTACCCTTGCTGTTTCTTGGCGGATTTACGCTCACGAATGTAACTAGCTCAACGCAAAAACAAGCCAAGCTCATTGTTAGTCGTTTCGTTGAACAACAACAGCAGAAGATGTTCAATTATATTGAGATCTACCAGTCCACGACAAAACTGCTCTCAACCTCTCCAGTACTTAGTGATTTTCTTAATTCGGCCCATCTTGAAAGAATGGAAAAGACTAAGCGTTTAGGTGCGCTAATGGATGTTTTTGCCAGTTATAGTGAAGCCTACCCTGATATCATTAGTATCAATCTTTTATCTCCCAATGGCAGAAGCTCCGCATTTTATTCCAGTAACTTGGGCGAAGCGCCAAACCTCTACCCTTTCGCCAAACAAATCATGCAAAGTAACTTACGCCAACATCAATTTATGGTTGCCTCAAGTGCAGGTACGCAACTGTATTTTGTCCAGCAGATCTACAGTGTAGATTACGAACTTAAGCAGCCTAGACAACAAGGCTATATCGTCGTACAAGTTTCTCCCTCTCTCTTAAGTACTAGCATACTTGAAGCTCCGTATGATAATACGCTAAACCTCTTGGTGAGCATTGATGGTGAGGTATTATTCAGCTCAGATACAAATCTCATTGGCCACTATTTAAGCGCCAGTGAAATAGAAAAAATAGGCTATATTGCTGATCTTGGGCAATTAGACTCTACCGTTATTCATAGCATTGATAATGTGGAAAGGATGACCTACAGCGCGCAACTAAGCGGTGGATACTTTTATATTTCAACGATCCCTAAGTCGCTACTTTACCGCTCTGGTAAAACTATTAGTCTGATCACAGCACTGATCGTTATCTTATCTGTGATTACACTACCGATCTTGATTTTTATCGTGGTTCGTAACCTGTTGTTAAATCCAATAGAGTTATTGGGCGAAGCGAGCCACCGGGTCGGAGATGGTGATCTAATGGTGGCGCTACCAGAGCATAATAGTGACGAAGTTGGCATTCTTTTCAGAGATTTCAACCATATGATCGGCCAAATTCGTACCTTTCAGCGAGAGCTTGAGGATTACAAAGAGCACTTGGAAGAGAAAGTTGAAGACAGAACCAAAGAATTAGAAGAAACTAATAGCAAGCTAGAAGTTGCTATTGTAGAAGCCGAGCAGGCAAACCAGCTTAAAAGTCGCTTTTTAGCTAACATGAGTCATGAGATACGTACCCCGCTTACCGCTATTATGGGGTTTACCGAGCAGCTTATACAGAATCCTAATTCTCCTGCCTCAAAACAGCACCTAGACACAATTTTAAGAAACTCTAAACACCTTTTAGAACTTATCAATAATATCTTAGACCTCTCTAAAATTGAGGCTGAAAAACTAGATGTGGAGGAATCAGAGGTCTTGGTGATGCCACTCATCAATGATATTGAATCCATCGTTGAGCCGATGACGAATGAAAAACTACTGAACTTTTCCACAGAATTTATTCTACCGTTGCCTGATAAGCTTTACACCGACATTACTCGCTTAAAACAAATCTTGCTTAACATCGCAACAAACGCGGTGAAATTTACTGAGTACGGTGGCGTTCATTTAAAGGTGGAGTTTAGACCGGAATCTGAAAAGTTTATTTTTAGTATCAAAGACACCGGAATTGGCATGTCGCAAAATGAGCTAGAGCGCGCATTTAAGCCTTTTGAGCAAGCTGATACAACAACAACTCGGCGCTTCGGTGGCACAGGACTAGGTCTTTGTATATCAAAGAATCTAGCACAACTGCTTGGCGGTGACGTAAATGTTCAAAGCCAACAAGGCGCAGGTAGTCTATTTTCTGTTGAAGTCTCGGGTAATTTCAAAGAGCGCTCTTACTCTTGGCTAAACGCACTTGAGCGACCAAGACAACCGGATAACAGTAAAACCCATATTGCAGCAGTAAAAGAGCTTGATGCCAAAGTGCTTGTTGCGGAAGACAATCCCGATAACCAAGAGCTTATTACGCTGCTACTGTCTAATTGGGGCATAGTTCCTGATATTGCTAATAACGGTGCTGAAGCGGTTGAAATGGCGCTGGTTGAAGACTATCAACTGATCTTAATGGATATGCAAATGCCAGTCATGGGTGGTGAAGAAGCAACGCAAATGCTCAGACATGCCGCCTATGATGGACCAATCATCGCACTTACTGCCAACGTAATGAAACACGACATAGACAACCATATTAAAGCAGGATGTGATGCCACTCTTGGCAAGCCGATAGATAAAGAATTGCTAGGTAAATTACTACTAGAGTACCTTGAACTTCAAAATGGCAAGTCCTCTTCATGGGATGCCTTATTACAAACCGAAAAGTTCTTACAAATAAGCCGAAATTACGTTGAAAAGCTACCGTCACAGCTAGTTGAGCTGCAAAAGCTTTATGATACACAGGAATGGGAATCTTTAAGGGCACTAGCACATAGTATCAAAGGCAGCGCGGGTTGCTTTGGCTTTATGAATATTCATGAAGCCGCAGGGGAACTAGAAACCAGTTTGCAAAAAACACAAAACAGTAATCGCCATTACTATTTGCTTAAGCTCACTGAGGCTATGCGCTACACCCTATCGATAGACCAGCCCACGGATAATAGTCACTTAGGCTAATGGTAAGGCCATGAGCATTGCGTCTTCACGACCATGAGTGCTCGGGTAGTAGTTTTTTCTCAAGCCCATTTCGACAAAATCATAGCGATGATATAACGCGATTGCTGAAGCGTTTGACGCTCTTACTTCAAGGAAGATATTTTCTGCCTGCAAGGTCTCTGCTTGCGCTAACAAATCTTCCATTAATGGCTTCGCGTAGCCCTTACCTTGGTAATTAGGACGAATACAAATATCCATCAAGGTTAAGTCTGGGCCCGCACGCTCTGCAACGTAGAAACCCACTAGCGTGTTACCATCAACAATAGCTGTATTAAAGTAACGACCATGAAGGCAGGACTGCATGGTTTTCTCACTCCAAGGAAAAGCATGACAGGCTTGTTCTACTTGCATTATTTCATTAAGTGGAAATTGTAGTAAGCCACCTTGCTTAACTTGCATCTTGTTGACTCCAGATTAATTGCCACAACGCACGCTTTTGAGCCGTACTTAGTTGTGCACTTGGCAAACTCAATTGGTTATCCTGAAGTGCAATCGTGTTACCCGTGACAACCTCAATTTTTCTACCCATTACCAATTCAAAGTCCTGCAACAAAACAGTCGGTAAAGCTATTTGCTGAAGCTCATTCACATCAGTAGCAACAACTGCGTTGGGATCAAGATGTGCAAATGTAGAATTTAGCTTTAGCGGTACAATAT
This window contains:
- a CDS encoding TonB-dependent receptor domain-containing protein yields the protein MLKKLNLVTAGIQVALVAGAVSSSVAVANEQTEAKSVERIQVTGSRIKRVNLTSPTPVTVIGGVELENQGITNVNDLLAEMPQASVGLSPENTTSYIYASGLNTTDLRGLGSERTLVLVNGRRFVPGSVGDTAVDLNNIPTSIIERVEIATGGAAAVYGADAVAGVVNIITKKSFDGVEVDISTVKPEQNGGEDYSFSITGGQELDKLSFITSLNYTKNESYAKLDRDFYRNSMRSIANPSDTGSKDGIPGNIVLNGQTALARYSEKGDFFAIAPGADKTRDVYLNNHFAFQEDGSLQPFNYGLGLIPDPNSAISDLAAGRYFHDEYNKGDGVFTQGSKSYFRTPLERVIASAYGTYELNDEHALTFDATWSKTDSTTESGPTFFAYKIYRDNAFVSDEMGNIMDSVEYKDKDGNLVKGIDSVTLYQANSNLWGDRNYEQEREVFRSSIGAEGIINDDWSYSAYFQFGRVEQDTTWTGEVLEQNLLNAVNSAVIDGQTVCVDRDSKGKIIGQIAGCVPFNPMGATSATAEQMGYISTVATRFARHDQAVFAATVDGILFELPAGYVSAAFTAEHRREVAEKTPSENMEKGLIFGNSSLPMHGEIEVDELSMELSVPLLVDEFLALDLTFEGAYRYMDYSVTGGDDAWKLALNWGITEELRLRVNRSKSVRAPSLGDLFAPSSTQYSSGRADICRADSIKKLSDDYKYKQNIIRNCQADGLPEGWMPSSEWLAGGSLEGSIVGNTELKNEVSNDLTVGLIYTPEFIEGLDFTVDYWSFEIDGAIQYFGRTDIIKYCYESESIDNLFCKNLVRGENGDIEHFYQRPINSAQIVKKGYDLESAYRFDAMSGEVALKLAATYIQKDTQNSTGRADDLRSFTGLTDDSPRWKGRFTAVYSQDESVYALTVNYRHSTVDDKDWTIEANNFNEVSSYTTVDFMYKSYVLEDLQLRLGVSNLFDKEPPRTPATFDSGEFYDVNGRRFSVGMKYNF
- a CDS encoding ATP-binding protein, whose translation is MKTSKLSIRLLWYITPLVILPLLFLGGFTLTNVTSSTQKQAKLIVSRFVEQQQQKMFNYIEIYQSTTKLLSTSPVLSDFLNSAHLERMEKTKRLGALMDVFASYSEAYPDIISINLLSPNGRSSAFYSSNLGEAPNLYPFAKQIMQSNLRQHQFMVASSAGTQLYFVQQIYSVDYELKQPRQQGYIVVQVSPSLLSTSILEAPYDNTLNLLVSIDGEVLFSSDTNLIGHYLSASEIEKIGYIADLGQLDSTVIHSIDNVERMTYSAQLSGGYFYISTIPKSLLYRSGKTISLITALIVILSVITLPILIFIVVRNLLLNPIELLGEASHRVGDGDLMVALPEHNSDEVGILFRDFNHMIGQIRTFQRELEDYKEHLEEKVEDRTKELEETNSKLEVAIVEAEQANQLKSRFLANMSHEIRTPLTAIMGFTEQLIQNPNSPASKQHLDTILRNSKHLLELINNILDLSKIEAEKLDVEESEVLVMPLINDIESIVEPMTNEKLLNFSTEFILPLPDKLYTDITRLKQILLNIATNAVKFTEYGGVHLKVEFRPESEKFIFSIKDTGIGMSQNELERAFKPFEQADTTTTRRFGGTGLGLCISKNLAQLLGGDVNVQSQQGAGSLFSVEVSGNFKERSYSWLNALERPRQPDNSKTHIAAVKELDAKVLVAEDNPDNQELITLLLSNWGIVPDIANNGAEAVEMALVEDYQLILMDMQMPVMGGEEATQMLRHAAYDGPIIALTANVMKHDIDNHIKAGCDATLGKPIDKELLGKLLLEYLELQNGKSSSWDALLQTEKFLQISRNYVEKLPSQLVELQKLYDTQEWESLRALAHSIKGSAGCFGFMNIHEAAGELETSLQKTQNSNRHYYLLKLTEAMRYTLSIDQPTDNSHLG
- the rimI gene encoding ribosomal protein S18-alanine N-acetyltransferase — encoded protein: MQVKQGGLLQFPLNEIMQVEQACHAFPWSEKTMQSCLHGRYFNTAIVDGNTLVGFYVAERAGPDLTLMDICIRPNYQGKGYAKPLMEDLLAQAETLQAENIFLEVRASNASAIALYHRYDFVEMGLRKNYYPSTHGREDAMLMALPLA